A single window of Homalodisca vitripennis isolate AUS2020 unplaced genomic scaffold, UT_GWSS_2.1 ScUCBcl_1494;HRSCAF=5199, whole genome shotgun sequence DNA harbors:
- the LOC124371505 gene encoding uncharacterized protein LOC124371505 — MIVIGNIFFKQKVGSSFKIVIILCLYIGYTVQQCILGNCLFTSLVISVLYNMADPEVTLLQSGNVEPMPDNSTRKRKRRVDNWKKTKDKKKRHSAQGFPNIPTCGHRERANGSKHCYDCSRLNMQDIRRFHQGFYKSCNKIDQDQFILRYAKGKVPKRHRLQGPHSSERGMAIEYFIPSYRNEGGSELVKVCQKAFLDILNISKFRVQRLCRLVFQTGESPKELRGGDHRSKKSEEKLSKVKTFIEALQPVESHYCRGKSRRQYLASHLSISSLWKSYNNTTENEFKVKYEYFRKIFVENYNVGFGSPATSVLNVLS, encoded by the exons ATGATAGTCATTGGCAACATATTCTTCAAACAGAAAGTGGGCAGTTCcttcaaaatagttattattttgtgtttatatattggcTACACTGTACAGCAGTGCATCTtgggaaattgtttgtttacttcaTTAGTTATTTCTGTTTTGTACAATATGGCTGATCCAGAGGTAACCTTATTACAAAGCGGTAATGTTGAACCAATGCCTGACAATTCCACGAGAAAGAGAAAAAGAAGAGTAGATAACTGGAAGAAAACCAAGGACAAAAAGAAGAG ACACTCCGCTCAAGGATTCCCAAATATTCCAACTTGTGGACATCGTGAAAGAGCTAACGGATCCAAGCACTGTTATGACTGTTCCCGTCTTAATATGCAGGACATAAGACGTTTTCATCAGGGGTTCTACAAATCTTGCAATAAAATTGACCAAGATCAATTTATACTGAGGTACGCCAAAGGAAAAGTTCCAAAAAGACATCGGCTTCAAGGTCCTCATTCTTCTGAAAGAGGTATGGCTATTGAATATTTCATACCATCATACCGCAATGAAGGAGGAAGTGAATTGGTAAAAGTTTGCCAAAAggcttttttagatattttaaatatttcaaaatttagagtACAAAGATTGTGCCGTCTTGTGTTTCAAACTGGCGAATCGCCAAAAGAACTTCGAGGTGGAGACCATCGTTCTAAAAAGTCTGAGGAAAAACTATCCAAAGTAAAAACCTTTATTGAGGCTCTACAACCTGTAGAGTCACATTATTGCCGAGGGAAATCCAGACGGCAGTACCTAGCAAGTCATTTAAGTATCTCTAGTCTGTGGAAATCGTACAACAACACTACTGAAAATGAGTTTAAAGTCAAGTATGAGTactttaggaaaatatttgtagAGAATTATAATGTAGGGTTTGGGTCACCAGCAACCAGTGTTCTCAATGTCTTAAGCTGA